In one window of Lewinella sp. 4G2 DNA:
- a CDS encoding spore photoproduct lyase family protein, whose product MNQLHDAPHVSAQLPLDHAEEPISQSVAPPVATFTQRANTIGRPAKLWKPKHVYFTAAAWEEEHGRRIAERLDQLGVNYERLSKNRLPRLKGNTVRETYQKSKNTLAIVNAPPSAMRLTPIPPSADWQFHLAKGCPAHCQYCYLAGSLPGAPITRVYGNLEQILENNVNYIQPGEGTTSFEASCYTDPLGLEHLTGSLSRTIEWFGTQPQATLRWVTKYDDVTPLLGLTHNGHTRSRISLNAEWVTRRLEGGTADLTARIEALRRLCGAGYKVGIVLAPIMPFPGWQESYVEVLDRTQEAVGEGCDVTFELITHRFTPGSKQVLLDWYPNTKLDLSEEGRRKKFNKFGGHKFVYQKEQLGELKEWMYREIGARFGEETILYFT is encoded by the coding sequence ATGAACCAATTACACGATGCTCCCCATGTCAGTGCCCAGTTACCCCTGGACCACGCGGAGGAGCCCATCAGCCAATCCGTAGCCCCACCGGTTGCTACATTTACTCAGCGCGCAAATACCATCGGCCGGCCCGCCAAATTGTGGAAACCCAAGCACGTCTACTTCACGGCCGCCGCCTGGGAGGAAGAGCACGGCCGCCGCATTGCGGAACGGTTGGATCAACTTGGCGTCAACTACGAGCGCCTGAGCAAGAATCGGTTGCCCCGGCTAAAGGGCAACACGGTGCGGGAGACCTACCAAAAATCCAAGAACACCCTCGCCATCGTGAACGCGCCCCCGAGTGCAATGCGCCTGACGCCCATCCCGCCTTCCGCCGACTGGCAATTCCACCTCGCGAAGGGCTGCCCGGCGCACTGTCAGTATTGCTACCTGGCAGGAAGCCTGCCGGGTGCACCGATCACTCGTGTGTACGGCAACCTGGAACAGATCCTGGAGAACAACGTGAACTACATTCAACCTGGGGAAGGAACGACCAGCTTTGAAGCCAGCTGCTACACCGATCCACTCGGTTTAGAGCACCTTACCGGTTCCCTCAGCCGGACGATCGAATGGTTCGGTACCCAGCCCCAGGCGACCCTGCGTTGGGTGACGAAGTACGACGACGTCACCCCACTCCTCGGTCTGACCCACAATGGCCACACCCGGAGCCGCATCAGCCTCAATGCCGAGTGGGTCACCCGCCGCTTGGAGGGTGGCACTGCTGATCTTACGGCCCGCATCGAGGCCCTCCGCCGTCTTTGTGGCGCAGGCTATAAAGTAGGTATCGTGCTCGCTCCCATCATGCCCTTCCCCGGTTGGCAGGAGAGCTACGTCGAGGTGCTCGACCGCACTCAGGAAGCAGTAGGGGAGGGGTGCGACGTTACCTTCGAACTCATCACCCACCGCTTCACCCCCGGCTCCAAACAGGTGCTATTAGATTGGTACCCCAACACGAAGTTGGACCTGAGCGAAGAGGGGCGGCGCAAGAAGTTTAATAAATTCGGTGGCCACAAATTCGTCTATCAGAAAGAGCAGTTAGGCGAGCTCAAAGAATGGATGTACCGGGAGATCGGTGCCCGCTTTGGGGAGGAGACAATTCTTTACTTTACCTAG
- a CDS encoding Uma2 family endonuclease produces the protein MTSPTYCADLPLACYPLRTTKQFSEEDFWNFCAEHPDIFCERNENGSIIISTPVFTKTGSAVAAVAADLTMYCRQHGGQAFGSKAGFTLPDTSVRTASVTYVSVETMASISWTELTKFAGLVPDFVVEVVDPTRSGFVNDLRMRTTWIANGVKLAWLIDVDADKLWIYRADSSVKIVSPLNQTITGEDVLPGFEFDLRLLS, from the coding sequence ATGACCTCACCAACGTATTGCGCTGATCTTCCTTTGGCCTGTTATCCACTGCGCACCACGAAACAATTCTCGGAGGAAGATTTTTGGAATTTCTGCGCTGAGCATCCGGATATATTTTGTGAGCGGAACGAAAATGGCTCTATAATAATCAGCACGCCGGTCTTTACGAAGACTGGATCAGCTGTGGCAGCAGTGGCTGCGGATCTTACCATGTACTGTCGTCAGCACGGTGGCCAGGCATTCGGTAGTAAAGCTGGTTTTACCCTTCCAGATACCTCCGTAAGAACAGCATCGGTAACGTACGTATCAGTAGAAACGATGGCATCGATATCCTGGACCGAGTTAACTAAATTCGCCGGTCTAGTACCTGACTTCGTCGTAGAGGTCGTTGATCCAACGCGCTCAGGATTTGTGAATGATTTGCGGATGCGCACAACCTGGATCGCTAACGGCGTAAAACTGGCCTGGCTCATCGACGTCGATGCGGATAAGCTCTGGATCTACCGGGCCGATAGCTCCGTCAAGATCGTTTCCCCGCTCAACCAAACCATCACCGGCGAAGACGTGCTCCCCGGTTTTGAATTTGACTTGCGCCTACTTTCCTAG
- a CDS encoding nitroreductase family protein codes for MANSDLGFTPLAFTERSPETMHLRARQLFEELNERRTVREFSDRPVAKEVIEYLLQTASSAPSGAHKQPWTFCVISDPVMKAKIREAAEKEEYENYHGRMSDDWLVDLKKFGTDWEKPFLTTAPYLIVAFKKAYDIGPDGEREKNYYVNESVGLACGFLIAAIHHAGLVTVTHTPSPMNFLQQILKRPANERPFLLLPVGYPAEDAQVPVIERKGLGEVSVWFE; via the coding sequence ATGGCTAATTCTGATCTTGGGTTTACTCCCCTTGCCTTTACGGAACGTTCCCCCGAAACCATGCACCTGCGGGCGCGCCAACTATTTGAGGAGCTGAACGAACGGCGGACCGTGCGAGAATTCAGCGACCGACCGGTGGCGAAGGAGGTGATTGAGTACCTGCTGCAAACGGCCTCCTCCGCACCGAGTGGCGCCCACAAACAACCATGGACATTTTGCGTGATCAGTGACCCCGTGATGAAGGCCAAGATCCGCGAGGCGGCGGAGAAGGAGGAGTACGAAAATTACCACGGCCGGATGTCCGACGACTGGCTGGTAGACCTGAAGAAATTTGGGACGGACTGGGAAAAGCCCTTCCTGACGACGGCGCCCTACCTCATCGTCGCCTTTAAAAAGGCCTACGATATTGGGCCGGACGGGGAGCGGGAAAAGAACTACTACGTGAATGAATCCGTGGGCCTGGCCTGTGGTTTCCTCATCGCCGCCATCCACCACGCTGGCCTGGTGACCGTAACGCACACCCCCAGCCCGATGAACTTCCTGCAACAAATTCTCAAGCGCCCTGCGAACGAACGCCCCTTTCTGCTCCTCCCCGTCGGTTACCCCGCGGAGGACGCGCAGGTTCCTGTGATTGAACGGAAGGGTTTGGGAGAGGTGAGTGTTTGGTTTGAGTGA
- the ftsH gene encoding ATP-dependent zinc metalloprotease FtsH — translation MNTNKKDKKPEGGGNKLQSYWLYAIMSLVLLALVLSSLTGGANVDIDKKRLLQMIEDEGAITKVELVNGKHAEIYIDSEKKEGNAYKDAADKGLGGKRYDYRMEVITADNFTRFMDEAQDRNDVPFDERIPIIPVERADILGSILGWVLPIGLLVLLWVFIMRRMGGGAGGPGGQIFNIGKSKATLFDQNSKVNVTFADVAGLDEAKEEVMEVVDFLKNPKKYTALGGKIPKGVLLVGPPGTGKTLLAKAVAGEAGVPFFTMSGSDFVEMFVGVGASRVRDLFKQAREKAPCIIFIDEIDAIGRARGKGAMQGGNDERENTLNQLLVEMDGFSTDKGVILMAATNRPDVLDSALLRPGRFDRQIGIDRPDLKGREAIFKVHLKTIKIDENLVDAFTLAEMTPGFAGAEIANICNEAALIAARRNQTSITLNDFNYALDKVIGGLEKKNKLINPEEKEIIAYHEAGHAICGWFLEHASPLVKVTIVPRGVAALGYAQYLPKEQYITRTEQMLDMMCMTFGGRAAEEVFFGKISTGAQNDLDKVTKQAYDMITVYGMNDKVGQVSFYGMSQNGYQRPYSDDTATLIDNQVRALLEGQYQRAQDLLREKRAEVELLAKELLDKEVLSSKDLVRLIGPRPSDADPLAPVESEGVVDNSL, via the coding sequence ATGAACACGAACAAGAAAGATAAGAAGCCCGAAGGGGGCGGGAACAAGCTCCAGAGTTACTGGCTCTACGCGATCATGTCCCTCGTGCTGCTAGCGCTCGTTCTCTCCAGCCTGACGGGTGGTGCCAACGTCGATATCGACAAAAAACGCCTCCTGCAGATGATCGAAGATGAAGGCGCGATCACCAAGGTCGAGCTGGTCAACGGCAAGCACGCCGAGATCTACATCGATTCGGAAAAGAAAGAAGGCAACGCCTACAAGGACGCGGCCGATAAGGGTCTCGGCGGCAAGCGCTACGACTACCGCATGGAAGTCATCACCGCCGACAACTTCACCCGTTTCATGGATGAGGCGCAGGACCGCAACGATGTACCTTTCGACGAGCGAATTCCGATCATCCCCGTAGAACGTGCCGATATTTTGGGTAGCATCCTGGGTTGGGTACTCCCCATCGGTCTCCTCGTACTACTCTGGGTCTTCATCATGCGCCGGATGGGTGGCGGCGCCGGCGGTCCTGGCGGACAGATCTTCAACATCGGAAAATCCAAGGCGACGCTGTTCGATCAGAACTCTAAAGTGAACGTCACTTTCGCCGACGTGGCGGGTCTCGACGAAGCCAAGGAAGAAGTGATGGAGGTCGTCGACTTCCTCAAGAACCCCAAGAAGTATACCGCCCTCGGTGGTAAGATCCCCAAAGGTGTCCTCCTGGTGGGCCCTCCCGGAACGGGTAAAACCCTCCTCGCCAAAGCCGTCGCCGGTGAAGCGGGCGTTCCCTTCTTTACGATGTCCGGTTCGGACTTTGTGGAGATGTTCGTCGGCGTAGGTGCCAGCCGCGTACGGGACCTCTTCAAGCAGGCCCGAGAAAAGGCCCCCTGTATCATCTTTATTGATGAGATCGACGCCATCGGCCGCGCCCGCGGAAAGGGTGCCATGCAGGGTGGTAACGACGAACGGGAGAACACCCTCAACCAGCTCCTCGTAGAGATGGACGGTTTCTCCACGGATAAAGGCGTCATCCTGATGGCCGCAACCAACCGGCCCGACGTGTTGGACAGTGCCCTCCTCCGCCCGGGCCGTTTCGATCGCCAAATTGGTATCGACCGTCCGGACTTGAAAGGACGGGAGGCCATCTTCAAGGTTCACCTCAAGACGATCAAGATCGACGAGAACCTCGTGGATGCCTTTACGCTGGCGGAAATGACGCCCGGTTTTGCCGGTGCGGAGATCGCCAACATCTGTAATGAGGCGGCCCTGATTGCCGCGCGCCGTAACCAGACCAGCATTACGCTGAACGACTTCAACTACGCCCTCGATAAAGTGATCGGTGGCCTCGAGAAAAAGAACAAGCTCATCAATCCCGAGGAAAAGGAGATCATCGCCTATCACGAAGCTGGCCACGCCATCTGTGGTTGGTTCCTGGAACACGCCAGTCCTCTGGTGAAGGTGACGATCGTCCCCCGTGGTGTGGCCGCACTCGGTTACGCCCAGTACTTACCCAAGGAGCAGTACATCACCCGCACCGAACAGATGCTGGACATGATGTGCATGACCTTCGGTGGCCGCGCGGCGGAAGAGGTTTTCTTCGGCAAGATCAGTACCGGCGCCCAGAACGACCTCGATAAGGTAACGAAGCAGGCATACGACATGATCACCGTCTACGGTATGAACGATAAGGTTGGCCAAGTCAGCTTTTACGGCATGAGCCAGAATGGTTACCAACGCCCCTACTCCGACGATACGGCTACGCTGATCGACAACCAGGTACGTGCCCTCCTCGAAGGGCAGTACCAGCGGGCGCAGGATCTCCTCCGGGAGAAGCGCGCCGAGGTGGAGCTGCTGGCGAAGGAACTGCTAGACAAAGAAGTGCTTTCCAGTAAGGACCTGGTGCGCTTGATTGGCCCACGGCCTTCTGATGCGGATCCGCTGGCACCAGTGGAGAGTGAAGGGGTGGTAGATAATTCTTTGTAG
- the rsfS gene encoding ribosome silencing factor, which yields MNTSIKLSSGNVTERMNQRLDVIVDAMQDIKAKNIVKIDLRKLTDRPTDFFVVCEGESVTQVASIADNIQMRLKRELSEHPKSVNGGLVAKWVCLDYFDTIIHVFYPETRAFYELEDLWSDGEFTTYEDV from the coding sequence TTGAATACTTCCATCAAGTTGTCATCGGGCAACGTTACCGAAAGAATGAATCAACGGCTGGACGTCATCGTCGATGCCATGCAGGACATCAAGGCGAAGAACATCGTCAAGATCGATCTGCGTAAACTAACGGACCGGCCTACGGACTTTTTCGTCGTCTGCGAAGGTGAATCCGTCACCCAGGTCGCTTCCATTGCGGACAATATCCAGATGCGGCTGAAGCGCGAACTCAGCGAGCACCCGAAGAGCGTCAATGGCGGCCTCGTCGCCAAGTGGGTCTGTCTGGACTACTTCGATACCATCATCCACGTCTTCTACCCCGAAACGCGGGCCTTCTACGAACTGGAGGACTTGTGGAGCGACGGCGAGTTCACGACTTACGAAGACGTGTAG
- a CDS encoding biotin--[acetyl-CoA-carboxylase] ligase has protein sequence MKESNTRVFPKVSHHFPATGSTNDLAVAALSSPHPPAHGAVFITDDQSAGRGQGTNAWHSSPYANLTFSLVTRPSHLTVGQVFALSQVAALAVAQTVDAFLGPTHRTRASAKLVPHHIGSSAQNLDGISVKWPNDVYVGKRKIAGILIQNGLRGSALDWSVIGIGLNVNETDFPSELKATATSLRALTSTTFDLGTVLKQLLTDLANQYEKMSSSAGLALLDRNYEDRLYRRGVPSEFRHVATGKVFTGVIEGVNDRGQLVVRMAGGRASAFDLREVRLLVSSR, from the coding sequence TTGAAAGAAAGTAACACCCGGGTTTTTCCGAAAGTTTCCCACCACTTCCCTGCCACCGGTAGCACGAATGACCTGGCCGTAGCCGCGCTTTCCTCCCCCCATCCCCCGGCCCACGGGGCGGTCTTTATTACGGACGACCAGTCCGCCGGCCGGGGGCAGGGCACGAACGCCTGGCATTCTTCTCCGTACGCCAACCTCACCTTTAGCTTGGTCACCCGCCCCTCCCACCTCACCGTGGGGCAGGTCTTTGCGTTGAGCCAGGTTGCGGCACTGGCCGTGGCCCAAACGGTTGACGCTTTCCTCGGTCCCACACACCGCACCCGCGCGAGCGCCAAACTTGTCCCGCATCATATCGGGAGCAGCGCCCAAAACCTTGACGGAATAAGCGTAAAATGGCCGAACGATGTATACGTCGGGAAGCGTAAGATCGCCGGCATCCTCATCCAAAATGGACTCCGCGGTAGCGCCCTAGACTGGTCCGTGATTGGCATCGGATTGAACGTGAATGAAACCGACTTCCCGTCGGAACTAAAGGCCACCGCCACGAGCCTCCGCGCCCTGACCAGTACGACCTTTGACCTGGGAACCGTCCTCAAACAATTGCTAACCGACCTCGCCAATCAATACGAAAAAATGAGCAGCAGCGCGGGCCTCGCGCTTCTGGACCGAAATTATGAAGATCGACTTTACCGACGCGGCGTCCCCAGTGAGTTCCGGCACGTGGCGACGGGGAAGGTGTTTACCGGGGTTATTGAGGGGGTGAATGATCGTGGCCAATTGGTGGTGCGGATGGCTGGTGGGCGGGCTAGTGCGTTTGATTTGCGGGAGGTACGGTTATTAGTTTCTAGTAGGTAG
- a CDS encoding S9 family peptidase produces MRYATLLLFLPLLCTCASAQLAPQRSGAGTQNPPNPNGKAITVKDMQRWNRITNEQLSADGNYVLYTLTKDVGDPVAVLYDVRKQTERRFPRLHGATLSYDGKNVVGILKPAREEVRRIKLKEKKKAKDQLAKMDSLLVWNLGQPEPVVTPHVHGVKMPERDARSYAYLTESILPDSLTKSLDKKAKRLVVRNFANQDSFYLEGVMSYVWARDEPVLLAHQTDKDSTWTAGVHRLDTRELEWRALEQDSLDFTGLALSSDGRQAAYLSATDDGEDAQKPYTLQYWSADRGNVTDPTAGQDYGDAGYAISKDYRPRFSTDGKSLFFGNRPRRAERDTTLLEDEIADVEIWRTEEPRLYTQQNVNLSDDKKATYLAVYRTESGRVRQLAEEAYPYVVTPPEMNGDCVAVYDDRPYAKQTMWEGYPGGRDLKVINLDNGDETEVPRGEVAPARFLAGGNYLVWYNQTDTTWNSFDPSNGQLHTLTTNATGIFYDELNDRPMHPRAYGMAGTLEDGQHFLVSDRYDLWKLDASGRDDATRLTRGRANQIRYALRDLDREDPFIDPRKDQFVTMFNENNKHAGMGWMDVSNGDVLILRSGPKTYGDFMRARSAEALVFSEADFRQFPDLQYTDDLFARNLPATRVSIANPQQANFRWGSAENYSWIDNQGRTLQGLLIKPDGFDPNKQYPLLVNFYERNSESVHRHRTPTPGRSSINYSHYASKGYVIFNPDVVYRVGYPGESAYDCVMSGVTSLLGEGFIDRERIGLQGHSWGGYQAAYLVTKTDLFAAVESGAPVVNMFSAYGGIRWGSGLSRQFQYEKTQSRIGGSPWEYPLRYLENSPIFTTDKINTPLLILHNDADGAVPWYQGIEWFTALRRLGKPAWLLNYRGEPHWPVKTPNRADFQTRMEQFFDHYLMEAPMPRWMRDGVAPVERGIEQGLELLEDY; encoded by the coding sequence ATGCGGTACGCTACCCTTCTCCTCTTCCTGCCCTTGCTCTGCACCTGCGCCAGCGCCCAACTCGCCCCACAAAGAAGCGGAGCCGGCACCCAAAACCCACCCAACCCAAACGGCAAAGCCATCACGGTAAAGGACATGCAGCGCTGGAACCGGATCACCAACGAGCAACTGAGCGCCGACGGGAACTACGTACTGTATACACTGACCAAGGACGTAGGCGACCCGGTGGCCGTGCTCTACGACGTGCGGAAGCAAACTGAGCGGCGCTTCCCCCGCCTCCACGGCGCAACGCTGAGTTACGACGGAAAAAATGTAGTGGGCATCCTCAAACCCGCCCGCGAGGAAGTGCGGCGGATCAAACTGAAGGAGAAGAAAAAAGCGAAGGACCAACTCGCCAAAATGGACAGCCTCCTCGTCTGGAACCTGGGCCAGCCGGAACCCGTCGTCACCCCCCACGTACATGGCGTAAAGATGCCGGAACGGGATGCGCGCAGCTACGCCTACCTGACGGAAAGCATCCTGCCCGATTCGCTCACGAAAAGCCTGGACAAGAAAGCTAAACGCCTGGTGGTGAGAAACTTCGCGAATCAGGACAGCTTCTACCTCGAAGGCGTCATGAGCTACGTTTGGGCGCGCGACGAACCCGTCCTGCTCGCCCACCAGACCGATAAGGACAGCACCTGGACGGCCGGCGTTCACCGCCTCGACACCCGCGAACTGGAGTGGCGGGCGCTGGAACAGGATAGCCTCGACTTCACCGGCCTCGCCCTGAGTAGCGACGGCCGCCAGGCCGCCTACCTCTCCGCCACCGATGACGGTGAAGACGCGCAAAAACCCTACACCCTCCAGTACTGGAGCGCCGACCGCGGAAACGTAACGGACCCCACGGCGGGCCAAGACTACGGTGACGCCGGCTACGCCATCAGTAAGGATTACCGGCCCCGTTTCAGCACCGACGGTAAGAGCCTCTTCTTCGGCAACCGGCCCCGCCGCGCCGAACGGGATACGACTCTGCTCGAAGATGAGATTGCCGACGTCGAGATCTGGCGCACGGAAGAGCCGCGGCTCTACACCCAGCAAAATGTGAACCTCTCCGACGACAAAAAGGCTACCTACCTCGCCGTCTACCGCACCGAAAGTGGGCGGGTGCGGCAACTCGCAGAGGAGGCTTACCCCTACGTCGTTACCCCACCCGAAATGAACGGCGATTGCGTCGCGGTCTACGACGACCGGCCTTACGCCAAACAAACCATGTGGGAAGGCTACCCCGGTGGCCGCGACCTCAAAGTGATTAACCTGGATAACGGTGACGAGACGGAAGTGCCCCGCGGTGAAGTTGCCCCCGCTCGCTTCCTCGCCGGCGGCAATTATCTCGTGTGGTACAACCAAACGGATACGACCTGGAACAGCTTCGACCCGAGCAACGGCCAGCTGCACACGCTAACGACCAACGCCACCGGTATTTTCTACGACGAACTCAACGACCGGCCCATGCACCCCCGCGCCTACGGCATGGCTGGCACGCTGGAAGACGGGCAACACTTCCTCGTCAGCGACCGCTACGACCTCTGGAAACTCGACGCGAGCGGCCGCGACGACGCCACGCGGCTGACACGGGGGCGCGCCAACCAAATCCGCTACGCCCTGCGGGATCTGGACCGGGAGGACCCCTTCATCGACCCGCGCAAGGACCAGTTCGTCACGATGTTCAACGAAAACAACAAACACGCCGGGATGGGCTGGATGGACGTGAGCAACGGCGACGTACTCATCCTCCGTTCTGGCCCAAAGACCTACGGAGATTTTATGCGGGCGCGCTCCGCAGAAGCTCTCGTTTTTAGTGAAGCTGACTTCCGGCAGTTCCCTGACCTGCAGTATACCGATGACCTCTTCGCCAGAAACCTGCCGGCAACCCGCGTCTCCATTGCCAACCCACAGCAGGCCAATTTCCGCTGGGGCTCCGCCGAGAATTACAGCTGGATCGACAACCAGGGCCGCACCTTGCAGGGCTTGCTCATCAAACCTGACGGCTTCGACCCGAATAAACAGTACCCACTGCTCGTCAACTTCTACGAGCGCAACAGCGAAAGTGTCCACCGCCACCGCACGCCTACGCCCGGCCGGAGTTCCATCAACTATTCCCACTACGCCAGCAAGGGCTACGTGATCTTCAATCCGGACGTCGTTTACCGCGTCGGATACCCCGGCGAAAGCGCCTACGACTGCGTGATGAGCGGTGTTACGAGCCTCCTCGGCGAGGGCTTTATTGACCGCGAACGCATCGGCCTCCAGGGCCACAGTTGGGGTGGTTATCAGGCGGCTTACCTCGTTACGAAAACGGATCTATTTGCGGCCGTGGAGTCCGGCGCGCCGGTCGTCAACATGTTTTCTGCTTACGGGGGCATCCGCTGGGGTTCGGGCCTGAGCCGGCAGTTTCAGTACGAGAAAACCCAGTCGCGCATCGGCGGCAGCCCCTGGGAGTACCCGCTGCGCTACCTCGAAAACAGCCCGATCTTCACGACGGACAAGATCAACACGCCGCTCCTAATCCTGCACAACGACGCCGACGGGGCCGTGCCGTGGTACCAGGGCATCGAGTGGTTCACGGCCCTGCGCCGCCTCGGCAAACCCGCCTGGCTCCTCAACTACCGCGGCGAGCCCCACTGGCCCGTCAAAACTCCCAACCGCGCCGACTTCCAGACCCGTATGGAACAATTCTTCGACCACTACCTCATGGAGGCACCCATGCCTAGGTGGATGCGCGACGGCGTGGCGCCGGTGGAGCGAGGGATCGAGCAAGGGTTGGAGTTGCTGGAGGATTATTAG
- the traF gene encoding conjugal transfer protein TraF encodes MMKVIFYHAGCPVCLDAERQILQLVDAAAHDVQIVHLGDEPGQVPAAKQAGVKSVPALVIAGNGPIHLNFGASMADLEA; translated from the coding sequence ATCATGAAAGTCATTTTCTACCACGCCGGGTGCCCGGTCTGTCTTGATGCCGAACGGCAAATCCTCCAACTCGTCGATGCTGCGGCTCACGACGTGCAAATCGTTCACCTCGGCGATGAACCGGGCCAAGTGCCTGCTGCCAAACAAGCCGGTGTGAAATCCGTACCGGCGCTCGTCATTGCGGGCAACGGGCCCATTCACCTCAACTTCGGGGCCAGCATGGCTGATCTGGAAGCTTAA